A window of the Eretmochelys imbricata isolate rEreImb1 chromosome 7, rEreImb1.hap1, whole genome shotgun sequence genome harbors these coding sequences:
- the SFXN3 gene encoding sideroflexin-3 isoform X1, translating to MELADAAPPLRMSEELPLHINIREPRWDQSTFQGRAKHFFMVTDPRNLLLSGKMLEDARRVVENYRSGTVSPGLTEDQLWRAKYIYDSAFHPDTGEKMFLIGRMSAQVPMNMTITGCMLTFYRTTPAVLFWQWVNQSFNALVNYTNRSGDAPIAVGQLGTAYVSATTGAVVTALGLKSLTKHLPSIIGRYVPFAAVAAANCINIPLMRQRELKFGIPITDEDGNRLGESRAAAQQAIAQVVVSRIGMAAPAMAIPPVIMNALEKRAFLKRYPWLNAPLQVGLVGFCLVFATPLCCALFPQKSSMRVSRLEPEVQALIREKNPNMEMVYFNKGL from the exons ATGGAGTTAGCAGACGCAGCACCTCCCTTG AGGATGTCGGAGGAACTGCCCTTGCATATCAACATCCGGGAGCCGCGATGGGACCAGAGCACTTTCCAGGGGCGAGCCAAGCACTTCTTCATGGTGACCGACCCCCGCAACCTCCTGCTGTCTGGGAAGATGCTGGAAGACGCCCGGAGGGTGGTTGAGAATTACAG GTCGGGGACGGTGTCACCGGGCCTGACGGAGGACCAGCTCTGGCGGGCGAAATACATCTACGACTCGGCCTTCCACCCCGACACCGGGGAGAAGATGTTCCTGATCGGGCGCATGTCGGCCCAGGTGCCCATGAACATGACCATCACCGGCTGCATGCTCACCTTCTACAG GACGACCCCCGCGGTGTTATTCTGGCAGTGGGTGAACCAGTCGTTCAACGCGCTTGTGAATTACACTAACCGGAGCGGAGACGCCCCCATCGCGGTCGG CCAGCTGGGGACGGCCTACGTCAGCGCCACCACCGGGGCAGTCGTGACGGCCCTGGGACTCAAGTCTCTCACCAAG CATTTACCGTCAATTATTGGCCGCTACGTGCCTTTTGCTGCTGTGGCAGCTGCTAACTGCATCAACATTCCTTTAATGCGGCAGAG GGAGCTGAAGTTTGGGATCCCCATCACAGATGAGGATGGGAACCGGCTGGGGGAGTCGAGGGCAGCGGCCCAGCAAGCCATCGCTCAGGTGGTGGTGTCCCGGATTGGCATGGCTGCCCCCGCCATGG CCATCCCTCCCGTGATCATGAATGCCCTGGAGAAGAGAGCCTTCCTGAAG CGATACCCCTGGCTGAACGCTCCCTTGCAGGTCGGACTGGTGGGGTTCTG CTTGGTGTTCGCGACCCCGCTGTGCTGTGCCCTCTTCCCACAGAAAAG CTCGATGCGAGTGAGTCGCCTGGAGCCTGAAGTCCAAGCTCTGATCCGGGAGAAGAACCCCAACATGGAGATGGTGTATTTCAACAAAGGGCTTTAA
- the SFXN3 gene encoding sideroflexin-3 isoform X2, whose translation MSEELPLHINIREPRWDQSTFQGRAKHFFMVTDPRNLLLSGKMLEDARRVVENYRSGTVSPGLTEDQLWRAKYIYDSAFHPDTGEKMFLIGRMSAQVPMNMTITGCMLTFYRTTPAVLFWQWVNQSFNALVNYTNRSGDAPIAVGQLGTAYVSATTGAVVTALGLKSLTKHLPSIIGRYVPFAAVAAANCINIPLMRQRELKFGIPITDEDGNRLGESRAAAQQAIAQVVVSRIGMAAPAMAIPPVIMNALEKRAFLKRYPWLNAPLQVGLVGFCLVFATPLCCALFPQKSSMRVSRLEPEVQALIREKNPNMEMVYFNKGL comes from the exons ATGTCGGAGGAACTGCCCTTGCATATCAACATCCGGGAGCCGCGATGGGACCAGAGCACTTTCCAGGGGCGAGCCAAGCACTTCTTCATGGTGACCGACCCCCGCAACCTCCTGCTGTCTGGGAAGATGCTGGAAGACGCCCGGAGGGTGGTTGAGAATTACAG GTCGGGGACGGTGTCACCGGGCCTGACGGAGGACCAGCTCTGGCGGGCGAAATACATCTACGACTCGGCCTTCCACCCCGACACCGGGGAGAAGATGTTCCTGATCGGGCGCATGTCGGCCCAGGTGCCCATGAACATGACCATCACCGGCTGCATGCTCACCTTCTACAG GACGACCCCCGCGGTGTTATTCTGGCAGTGGGTGAACCAGTCGTTCAACGCGCTTGTGAATTACACTAACCGGAGCGGAGACGCCCCCATCGCGGTCGG CCAGCTGGGGACGGCCTACGTCAGCGCCACCACCGGGGCAGTCGTGACGGCCCTGGGACTCAAGTCTCTCACCAAG CATTTACCGTCAATTATTGGCCGCTACGTGCCTTTTGCTGCTGTGGCAGCTGCTAACTGCATCAACATTCCTTTAATGCGGCAGAG GGAGCTGAAGTTTGGGATCCCCATCACAGATGAGGATGGGAACCGGCTGGGGGAGTCGAGGGCAGCGGCCCAGCAAGCCATCGCTCAGGTGGTGGTGTCCCGGATTGGCATGGCTGCCCCCGCCATGG CCATCCCTCCCGTGATCATGAATGCCCTGGAGAAGAGAGCCTTCCTGAAG CGATACCCCTGGCTGAACGCTCCCTTGCAGGTCGGACTGGTGGGGTTCTG CTTGGTGTTCGCGACCCCGCTGTGCTGTGCCCTCTTCCCACAGAAAAG CTCGATGCGAGTGAGTCGCCTGGAGCCTGAAGTCCAAGCTCTGATCCGGGAGAAGAACCCCAACATGGAGATGGTGTATTTCAACAAAGGGCTTTAA